In Leifsonia sp. AK011, the genomic stretch ATCGGCGGACTTGCGGCTTGCGCACCGACCGAATCCACCGGCGGCGACAACGCCACCTACACACTGTGGGATCCGTACCCCGACCGTGACGCGTCGTCGACATGGGCCCAGGCCATCGACGCGTGCGCCACCGAGCTCGGCATCACGATCGAGCGCAACTCGGGCAACACCGGCGACACCGTCAAGGACCTCACCACCGCCGCGGGCAACCTGCCCGACCTCGCGATGGTCGACAACCCCAAGGTCGGCACCCTCGCCGACGCTGGGTTGCTGACCTCCAACGAGGAGACCGGGCTCGACACGTCGGCGATCGAGCCGAACATCCTGTCCGCCGGTGAGCTGGATGGTGCAACCTACGGTGTTCCCGTCGGCGCGAACACCCTCGGCCTGTACTACAACCCCGAGATCCTCGAGGCTGCTGGTGTGGACATCGCGAGTGTGACCGACTACGCGTCGCTCACGGCCGCGCTCGAGAAGGTCGTGGCATCCGGTGCCAAGGGCATCACGTTCTCGGCCGTCGGAACCGAGGAGGGAACGTTCCAGTTCCTCCCGTGGTTCTGGGGAGCCGACGCTGACCTCACCGAGCTCGACTCGAGCCAGGCCGAGTCGGCGCTCCAGCTCTGGACCGACTGGGTGTCCAAGGGGCTCGCACCCAACTCCGTGCTCTCCAACACGCAGGGCACGAGCTGGGATGAGTTCATGACGGGCGAGTACGCGTTCGCCGAGAACGGTTCGTGGTTCAAGGGTGCCGCCGATGAGGCGGGCTACCTCTCGATCCAGGTCCCGGGCATCGACGGCGGAGCGGCTCCCGCGCCGACCGGTGGCGAGTTCATCACCATCCCCGTCCAGAAGGACACGTCCCGCTACGAGACCTCGACCAAGATCGTCGAGTGCCTCACCACGGGTAACGCCGGCGCAGACGCGCTCGGCTACGTCGCCCCGACGGCCGAGGGCCAGGCCGCGCAGCTCGAGGCCGACCCGTCGCTCGAGTTCTGGATCAGCGCCGTTGGCGACGCCAAGCCCCGCACGGCGGACAACCTCGGCATCTCGTACGGCGTCATCTCCGAGCAGCTCTACACCGCGGTGCAGAACGCCCTGAGTGGCGTCTCGTCGCCGGCCGATGCGCTGGCGGATGCCCAGGCCGCAGCAGCGGACAAGCTCAAGTAACACCCCCAGCAACACCCCGAGTGCAAGGAGGCACACATGACAGTCACACAGAGCACCTCTGCAACACAGAGCACCTCTGGCCCGGCTGCGCGTGTCTCCCGGGATGGGGCGACGAAGCTCGCCGCCCCATCCCGCAGCACGAGGCCGCGCAAGCCGAGGTTCCGTGAGCAGCTCGTCGCCTGGGCATTTATTGCCCCGGTCGTGATCTACCTCGTCGTCTTCTACGCCTACCCGCTGTTCCGCAACATCGACCTGAGCTTCCGCGAGTACACCCTGCGGTCGTTCATCGACGGCTCTGCGCCGTTCGTCTGGTTCGACAATTACGTGCAGGTGCTGAACGACTCCACGTTCGCACCAGCTCTCCTCAACACCGCGGTATTCACGTTCGTCTCGATCGCCTTCCAGTTCTCGATCGGGCTCCTTCTCGCGGTCTTCTTCTACCGGCACTTCCCCCTCTCGGCCACGCTGCGAGCACTCTTCCTCGTGCCCTGGCTCCTTCCCCTTCTCGTCTCCGCTTCGGTCTGGGCGTGGATGCTCAACAGCGAGTCCGGAATCGTCAATGCCGCCCTCGAGGCGATCGGCCTCGGGCAGGTCAACTGGCTCACCTCACCGCAGTGGTCGATGGTCTCGGTGCTCCTCGCGAACATCTGGATCGGCATCCCGTTCAATCTCGTCATCCTCTACAGCGGCCTCCAGAACATCCCGGGCGAGGTCTACGAGGCCTCCTCGCTCGATGGGGCGAACGGATGGCAGACCTTCTGGCGCATCACGTTTCCCCTGCTACGACCGGTGTCGGCGATCACGATCCTCCTGGGCCTCGTCTACACGCTCAAGGTGTTCGACATCATCTGGATCATGACGAGGGGTGGCCCGGGCAATTCGTCCACGACGTTCGCGATCTGGTCCTACCGTCTCGGCTTCGGAGGCGGCAGCCCCGAGCTGAGCCCGGCGGCTGCGGTCGGCAACCTGCTGATCATCCTCGCGTTCGTCTTCGGGCTCCTCTATATCCGCACGCAGCGTCGATTGGCTGACTCATGAGAACACGCGGGCGCCTGTGGAAGACGGCGGTCGGCGTCATCCTGACCGGCATCATGCTCTTCCCCCTGTACTGGATGGTCAATGTGTCGCTGACACAGCCGACCGCGCTGCGAAAGGATCCGCCGGACCTGTTCCCAGTGAATCCCACCTTCGACGGCTATTCGCGCGTGCTGAGTGAGCAGTTGCCGTATCTCGCCACGAGCCTCGTGATCGGGTTGGGAACC encodes the following:
- a CDS encoding extracellular solute-binding protein, which codes for MITNTKGVRAATALILGSTLIGGLAACAPTESTGGDNATYTLWDPYPDRDASSTWAQAIDACATELGITIERNSGNTGDTVKDLTTAAGNLPDLAMVDNPKVGTLADAGLLTSNEETGLDTSAIEPNILSAGELDGATYGVPVGANTLGLYYNPEILEAAGVDIASVTDYASLTAALEKVVASGAKGITFSAVGTEEGTFQFLPWFWGADADLTELDSSQAESALQLWTDWVSKGLAPNSVLSNTQGTSWDEFMTGEYAFAENGSWFKGAADEAGYLSIQVPGIDGGAAPAPTGGEFITIPVQKDTSRYETSTKIVECLTTGNAGADALGYVAPTAEGQAAQLEADPSLEFWISAVGDAKPRTADNLGISYGVISEQLYTAVQNALSGVSSPADALADAQAAAADKLK
- a CDS encoding carbohydrate ABC transporter permease, with the protein product MTVTQSTSATQSTSGPAARVSRDGATKLAAPSRSTRPRKPRFREQLVAWAFIAPVVIYLVVFYAYPLFRNIDLSFREYTLRSFIDGSAPFVWFDNYVQVLNDSTFAPALLNTAVFTFVSIAFQFSIGLLLAVFFYRHFPLSATLRALFLVPWLLPLLVSASVWAWMLNSESGIVNAALEAIGLGQVNWLTSPQWSMVSVLLANIWIGIPFNLVILYSGLQNIPGEVYEASSLDGANGWQTFWRITFPLLRPVSAITILLGLVYTLKVFDIIWIMTRGGPGNSSTTFAIWSYRLGFGGGSPELSPAAAVGNLLIILAFVFGLLYIRTQRRLADS